A portion of the Streptomyces sp. NBC_00376 genome contains these proteins:
- a CDS encoding TldD/PmbA family protein: protein MPHEVDQSFLALPLRALADAALARARALGAVHADFRLERVRSASWRLRDARPSGSSDTTDLGYAVRVVHGGAWGFASGVDLTMDAAAKVASQAVAMAKLSAKVIAAAGSDERVELAAEPVHGERTWVSAYDIDPFEVPDEEKAGLLAEWSGRLLGAEGVAHVDASLMTVHENKFYADTAGTVTTQQRVRLHPQLTAVAVDGTTGEFDSMRTIAPPVGRGWEYLTGTGWDWDDELARIPGLLAEKMRAPSVEAGTYDLVVDPSNLWLTIHESIGHATELDRALGYEAAYAGTSFATFDQLGKLTYGSPVMNVTGDRTAEHGLATIGYDDEGVEAQSWDLVKDGTLVGYQLDRRIAKLTGLGRSNGCAYADSPGHVPVQRMANVSLRPDPGGLSTEDLIGGVERGIYVVGDRSWSIDMQRYNFQFTGQRFFRIENGRLAGQLRDVAYQATTTDFWGSMEKVGGPQTYVLGGAFNCGKAQPGQVAAVSHGCPSALFRGVNILNTTQEAGR, encoded by the coding sequence GTGCCCCACGAGGTAGATCAGTCGTTCCTGGCCCTGCCGCTGCGGGCCCTCGCCGACGCGGCGCTCGCCCGCGCGCGTGCGCTGGGTGCCGTGCACGCCGATTTCCGTCTGGAGCGGGTGCGCAGCGCGTCCTGGCGGCTGCGGGACGCCCGGCCCTCCGGGTCCTCGGACACCACCGATCTCGGCTACGCGGTGCGGGTGGTGCACGGCGGGGCGTGGGGGTTCGCGTCCGGGGTGGACCTGACGATGGACGCCGCGGCGAAGGTGGCCTCGCAGGCCGTCGCCATGGCGAAGCTGTCGGCGAAGGTGATCGCGGCCGCCGGCTCGGACGAGCGTGTGGAGTTGGCGGCCGAGCCGGTGCACGGCGAGCGGACCTGGGTGTCGGCGTACGACATCGATCCGTTCGAGGTGCCGGACGAGGAGAAGGCGGGGCTGCTCGCCGAGTGGAGCGGCCGGCTCCTGGGCGCCGAGGGCGTCGCGCATGTTGACGCCTCACTGATGACCGTTCACGAGAACAAGTTCTACGCGGACACGGCGGGCACCGTCACCACCCAGCAGCGGGTGCGGCTGCATCCGCAGCTCACCGCGGTCGCCGTGGACGGCACGACCGGTGAGTTCGACTCGATGCGGACGATCGCCCCGCCGGTGGGCCGCGGCTGGGAGTACCTGACCGGGACCGGCTGGGACTGGGACGACGAGCTGGCGCGGATCCCCGGGCTGCTGGCCGAGAAGATGCGGGCGCCGAGCGTCGAGGCGGGAACGTACGACCTGGTCGTCGACCCGTCCAACCTCTGGCTGACCATCCACGAGTCGATCGGCCACGCCACCGAGCTGGACCGGGCGCTGGGGTACGAGGCGGCGTACGCCGGGACCTCGTTCGCCACCTTCGACCAGCTGGGGAAGCTGACGTACGGCTCCCCCGTGATGAATGTGACCGGTGACCGCACCGCCGAGCACGGGCTCGCGACCATCGGGTACGACGACGAGGGTGTCGAGGCGCAGTCCTGGGACCTGGTCAAGGACGGGACGCTGGTCGGGTACCAGCTGGACCGGCGGATCGCGAAGCTGACCGGGCTGGGCCGTTCCAACGGCTGCGCGTACGCGGACTCGCCGGGCCACGTCCCCGTCCAGCGGATGGCCAATGTGTCGCTGCGGCCGGATCCGGGCGGTCTGTCCACGGAGGACCTGATCGGCGGGGTGGAGCGCGGTATCTATGTGGTCGGCGACCGGTCCTGGTCGATCGACATGCAGCGCTACAACTTCCAGTTCACCGGGCAGCGGTTCTTCCGGATCGAGAACGGCAGGCTGGCCGGGCAGCTGCGCGACGTCGCGTACCAGGCCACGACGACGGACTTCTGGGGCTCGATGGAGAAAGTCGGCGGCCCGCAGACGTATGTCCTGGG
- the fabG gene encoding 3-oxoacyl-[acyl-carrier-protein] reductase has translation MSRSVLVTGGNRGIGLAIARAFADNGDKVAITYRSGEPPQELTEAGCLAVRCDITDAEQVEQAYKEIEEKHGPVEVLVANAGITKDQLLMRMSEDDFTSVVDTNLTGTFRVVKRANRGMLRAKKGRVVLISSVVGLLGSAGQANYAASKAGLVGFARSLARELGSRNITFNVVAPGFVDTDMTQVLTEEQRKGIVSQVPLGRYAQPEEIAAAVRFLASDDASYITGAVIPVDGGLGMGH, from the coding sequence TTGAGCCGCTCGGTTCTCGTCACCGGAGGAAACCGGGGCATCGGCCTCGCCATCGCCCGCGCTTTCGCCGACAACGGCGACAAGGTCGCGATCACCTACCGCTCCGGCGAGCCGCCCCAGGAACTCACCGAAGCGGGCTGCCTGGCGGTCCGTTGCGACATCACGGACGCCGAACAGGTGGAGCAGGCCTACAAGGAGATCGAGGAGAAGCACGGTCCCGTCGAGGTGCTGGTCGCCAACGCCGGTATCACCAAGGACCAGTTGCTGATGCGGATGTCCGAGGACGACTTCACGTCCGTCGTCGACACCAACCTCACCGGCACCTTCCGGGTCGTCAAGCGCGCCAACCGCGGCATGCTGCGCGCCAAGAAGGGCCGCGTCGTCCTCATCTCCTCCGTGGTCGGACTGCTCGGCTCGGCCGGGCAGGCGAACTACGCCGCGTCCAAGGCGGGTCTGGTCGGCTTCGCCCGGTCGCTGGCCCGTGAACTCGGTTCGCGGAACATCACTTTCAACGTCGTCGCACCCGGTTTTGTCGACACCGACATGACGCAGGTGCTCACCGAGGAGCAGCGCAAGGGCATCGTGTCCCAGGTGCCGCTCGGCCGTTATGCGCAGCCCGAGGAGATCGCCGCCGCGGTGCGCTTCCTCGCCTCCGACGACGCGTCGTACATCACTGGAGCCGTCATCCCCGTTGACGGCGGATTGGGCATGGGTCACTGA
- the fabI gene encoding enoyl-ACP reductase FabI, producing MSGILDGKRILITGVLMESSIAFHAAKVAQEQGAEVILTAFPRPTLTERIAKKLPKPAKVIELDVTNTEHLDRLAGLVKDELGSLDGVVHSIGFAPQDALGGNFLNTPFESVATAMHVSAFSLKSLAMACKPLMNDGGSVVGLTFDAQFAWPQYDWMGPAKAALEATSRYLARDLGKDDIRCNLVSAGPLKSMAAKSIPGFTDLADVWNTRSPLSWDMTDPEPAGRAIVALLSDFFPKTTGEIIHVDGGVHIMGA from the coding sequence ATGAGCGGAATTCTCGACGGCAAGCGCATCCTCATCACAGGTGTGCTGATGGAGTCGTCCATCGCTTTCCATGCCGCGAAGGTGGCCCAGGAACAGGGCGCCGAAGTCATCCTGACCGCCTTCCCGCGGCCCACGCTGACGGAGCGCATCGCCAAGAAGCTGCCCAAGCCGGCCAAGGTCATCGAGCTGGACGTGACCAACACCGAGCACCTGGACCGGCTCGCCGGTCTGGTGAAGGACGAGCTCGGCTCGCTCGACGGCGTCGTCCACTCCATCGGCTTCGCGCCGCAGGACGCGCTCGGCGGCAACTTCCTCAACACCCCGTTCGAGTCCGTCGCCACCGCGATGCACGTCTCGGCGTTCTCGCTGAAGTCGCTCGCCATGGCCTGCAAGCCGCTGATGAACGACGGCGGCTCGGTCGTCGGCCTCACCTTCGACGCGCAGTTCGCCTGGCCGCAGTACGACTGGATGGGCCCGGCCAAGGCCGCGCTGGAGGCCACCTCCCGCTACCTCGCCCGTGACCTGGGCAAGGACGACATCCGCTGCAACCTGGTCTCCGCCGGTCCGCTCAAGTCCATGGCCGCGAAGTCCATCCCGGGCTTCACCGACCTCGCGGACGTGTGGAACACCCGCTCCCCGCTGTCCTGGGACATGACGGACCCGGAGCCGGCCGGCCGTGCCATCGTCGCGCTGCTCTCGGACTTCTTCCCGAAGACCACGGGCGAGATCATCCACGTCGACGGCGGCGTGCACATCATGGGTGCCTGA
- a CDS encoding FadR/GntR family transcriptional regulator, translating to MTLTSPRRSALADQVIAQLRNQITSGEWPVGSRIPTEPELVEQLGVARNTVREAVRALAHNGLLDIRQGSGTYVVATSELAGVMHRRFASADPRHVAELRSTLESSAARLAAARRTERDLKQLDALMARREETWAAGDAEAFVAADATLHLAVVAASHNDVLTGLYADLGDLLRDYLRGDIGHELRPENHMDHGRLVEAIRAGDGETAAAEAASHALSCLVDQV from the coding sequence ATGACGCTGACGTCTCCGCGGCGTTCGGCCCTCGCCGACCAGGTGATTGCCCAGCTCAGGAATCAGATCACCTCGGGCGAGTGGCCCGTGGGTTCCCGCATTCCCACCGAGCCCGAGCTGGTGGAGCAGCTGGGGGTGGCCCGCAACACCGTCCGGGAGGCCGTGCGCGCCCTCGCGCACAACGGTCTGCTCGACATCCGGCAGGGTTCGGGCACCTATGTCGTCGCCACCAGCGAGCTGGCCGGGGTGATGCACCGCCGCTTCGCCTCCGCCGATCCGCGCCATGTCGCCGAGTTGCGGTCCACCCTGGAGTCGTCGGCGGCGAGGTTGGCCGCCGCCCGGCGCACCGAGCGGGATCTGAAGCAGCTGGACGCGCTGATGGCGCGCCGGGAGGAGACCTGGGCCGCAGGCGACGCCGAGGCGTTCGTCGCGGCGGACGCGACGCTGCATCTGGCGGTGGTCGCCGCCTCGCACAACGACGTGCTGACCGGGCTCTACGCCGATCTGGGCGATCTGCTGCGCGACTATCTCCGGGGCGACATCGGTCATGAGCTGCGGCCGGAGAACCACATGGACCACGGCCGGCTGGTCGAGGCGATCCGGGCGGGTGACGGGGAGACGGCGGCGGCCGAGGCCGCGAGCCACGCGCTGAGCTGTCTCGTGGACCAGGTCTGA
- a CDS encoding CynX/NimT family MFS transporter, giving the protein MPDDETRPQTRTLTPATTVDALTKTPAAQTPQAPRTAPAADGASPWLLRLVVVGLVLTALNLRPAITSLGALLEEVRDGLHMSGSVAGVLTSVPPLCFAIFGIMAPRLARRFGPGAVVCAGMTAITAGLVIRPLVGGTAGFLAASALALMGIAVSNVLMPVIVKRWFPDRVGSMTGLYSMALALGTSLAAAVTVPMTSAMGGSWRLGLGVWAALSAVAILPWIPVVRDRRGAPAQQAAQQQGAPALKITRSRTAWALACFFGLQATAAYITMGWMPQIFRDSGVSAGTAGVLLAVTMAMGVPLAFVIPGVATRMKNQGAIVVFLGSCGLIGYAGLYLAPAGGAWAWAVLLGISNCSFPLALTMIGMRSRTGAGVVRLSAFAQSVGYLISIPGPLLIGVLYQHSGGWELPIALMAGLMVPQMAVGILAGRDRTIEDEC; this is encoded by the coding sequence ATGCCCGACGACGAGACCCGGCCCCAGACCCGGACCCTGACCCCCGCCACCACGGTGGACGCCCTTACGAAAACCCCGGCCGCACAGACCCCGCAGGCCCCCCGGACGGCACCGGCCGCCGACGGGGCCTCTCCCTGGCTCCTCCGGCTGGTCGTCGTCGGGCTGGTCCTCACCGCGCTCAACCTCCGCCCCGCCATCACCAGCCTCGGCGCCCTCCTCGAAGAGGTCCGCGACGGGCTGCACATGAGCGGCAGCGTCGCCGGTGTCCTGACCTCCGTACCGCCGCTCTGCTTCGCGATCTTCGGCATCATGGCGCCGCGCCTGGCCCGCCGCTTCGGTCCGGGCGCGGTGGTCTGCGCCGGCATGACCGCCATCACCGCCGGTCTGGTCATACGGCCGCTCGTCGGTGGTACGGCCGGCTTTCTCGCCGCGAGCGCCCTCGCCCTCATGGGCATCGCCGTCAGCAACGTCCTGATGCCGGTGATCGTCAAGCGCTGGTTCCCGGACCGGGTGGGCTCCATGACCGGGCTCTACTCGATGGCCCTGGCCCTGGGCACCTCGCTCGCCGCCGCGGTGACCGTGCCCATGACCAGCGCGATGGGCGGCAGCTGGCGGCTGGGGCTCGGCGTCTGGGCCGCGCTCTCCGCCGTCGCGATCCTGCCCTGGATCCCGGTGGTACGGGACCGGCGCGGCGCCCCGGCGCAGCAGGCCGCCCAGCAGCAGGGCGCCCCCGCCCTGAAGATCACCCGCAGCCGTACCGCCTGGGCCCTCGCCTGCTTCTTCGGGCTGCAGGCCACCGCCGCGTACATCACCATGGGGTGGATGCCGCAGATCTTCCGCGACTCCGGGGTCTCGGCCGGTACGGCGGGTGTGCTGCTCGCCGTGACCATGGCGATGGGCGTGCCGCTCGCCTTCGTCATCCCGGGGGTCGCGACCCGGATGAAGAACCAGGGCGCGATCGTCGTCTTCCTCGGCAGCTGCGGCCTCATCGGCTACGCGGGCCTCTACCTGGCACCGGCCGGCGGGGCCTGGGCCTGGGCGGTGCTCCTGGGCATCTCGAACTGCTCCTTCCCGCTCGCCCTGACCATGATCGGCATGCGGTCCCGCACCGGCGCGGGAGTGGTCCGGCTGTCCGCGTTCGCGCAGTCCGTCGGCTATCTGATCTCGATCCCGGGACCGCTGCTGATCGGTGTGCTCTACCAGCACAGCGGCGGCTGGGAGCTGCCGATCGCGCTGATGGCGGGCCTCATGGTGCCGCAGATGGCGGTCGGAATCCTGGCCGGGCGGGACCGGACCATCGAGGACGAATGCTGA
- a CDS encoding SGM_5486 family transporter-associated protein gives MLDPNPQNGQKKLLAVLGAMLLITVIVAVIASIASP, from the coding sequence GTGCTCGACCCGAATCCCCAGAACGGTCAGAAGAAGCTCCTCGCCGTGCTCGGGGCGATGCTGCTCATCACCGTGATCGTCGCAGTGATCGCCTCGATCGCGTCCCCCTGA
- a CDS encoding SixA phosphatase family protein, protein MSVDTPRRIVLLRHAKAEWSQDSDHERPLAERGRKDAPVAGRRLVDSGIVLDLALCSTAARTRETWKLAVHEMPQRPRTVYEDRLYEASLGELIALINETPDDVHNLLVIGHNPGMHAIADALSESSEGDALARMTRGGFPTAAFAVVEFSGSWKGVEHGVGKLVEYWTPND, encoded by the coding sequence ATGAGCGTCGATACACCTCGCAGGATCGTCCTTCTCAGGCATGCAAAGGCGGAATGGTCGCAGGACTCCGACCACGAGCGACCGCTCGCGGAGCGCGGCCGCAAGGATGCCCCCGTCGCGGGCCGCCGACTCGTCGACTCCGGGATCGTCCTCGATCTGGCCCTCTGCTCCACAGCGGCCCGGACGCGCGAGACGTGGAAGCTGGCCGTCCACGAGATGCCGCAGCGCCCCAGGACCGTGTACGAGGACCGGCTGTACGAGGCATCTCTCGGCGAGCTCATCGCGCTGATCAACGAGACCCCCGACGACGTGCACAACCTCCTGGTCATCGGCCACAACCCCGGCATGCACGCGATCGCCGACGCCCTCTCGGAATCGTCCGAGGGCGACGCCCTGGCCCGGATGACCCGCGGCGGCTTCCCCACCGCCGCCTTCGCGGTCGTCGAGTTCTCCGGCTCCTGGAAGGGCGTGGAGCACGGGGTGGGCAAGCTGGTCGAGTACTGGACGCCCAACGACTGA
- the serB gene encoding phosphoserine phosphatase SerB — MSASQPPRSSSSPEPPESPGPRSEPPESPRGADTPTLLVKIFGKDRPGITAGLFDTLAAYSVDVVDIEQVVTRGRIVLCVLVTAPTAGGTTEGDLRATVHSWADSLKLQAEIISGTGDNRPRGHGRSHVTVLGHPLTAESTAAIAAKITSTGGNIDRIFRLAKYPVTAVEFAVSGAATEELRTALATESAGIGVDVAVVSAGLSRRAQRLVVMDVDSTLIQDEVIELFAAHAGCEDKVAEVTEQAMRGELDFEQSLHARVALLAGLDVSVVDKVRSEVRLTPGARTLIRTLKRLGYQVGVVSGGFTQVTDDLKERLGLDFASANTLEVVDGKLTGRVVGDIVDRAGKARLLRSFAEQAGVPLAQTVAIGDGANDLDMLNTAGLGVAFNAKPVVREAAHTAVNVPFLDTVLYLLGITREEVEAADGLVD; from the coding sequence ATGAGCGCATCTCAGCCACCTCGGTCCTCCTCGTCTCCTGAGCCCCCTGAATCCCCCGGGCCCCGTAGTGAGCCCCCCGAGTCCCCTCGGGGCGCAGACACCCCCACCCTTCTCGTGAAGATCTTCGGGAAGGACCGCCCGGGTATCACCGCCGGGCTCTTCGACACCCTCGCCGCCTACTCGGTCGATGTCGTCGACATCGAGCAGGTCGTCACCCGTGGCCGCATCGTCCTGTGCGTACTGGTCACCGCCCCGACCGCGGGCGGCACCACCGAGGGCGACCTGCGGGCGACCGTGCACAGCTGGGCAGATTCGCTGAAGCTCCAGGCCGAGATCATCTCCGGTACCGGTGACAACCGGCCGCGTGGCCACGGGCGTTCCCATGTGACGGTGCTCGGGCACCCGCTGACCGCGGAGTCGACCGCCGCCATAGCGGCCAAGATCACTTCCACCGGCGGCAACATCGACCGTATCTTCCGGCTCGCGAAGTACCCGGTCACGGCGGTCGAGTTCGCGGTGTCCGGCGCCGCGACCGAGGAGCTGCGGACCGCGCTGGCGACGGAGTCCGCGGGCATCGGTGTCGATGTCGCGGTGGTGTCGGCCGGGCTGAGCCGCCGGGCGCAGCGGCTGGTCGTCATGGACGTCGATTCGACGCTCATCCAGGACGAGGTCATCGAGCTCTTCGCCGCCCACGCGGGCTGCGAGGACAAGGTCGCCGAGGTGACCGAGCAGGCGATGCGCGGTGAGCTCGACTTCGAGCAGTCGCTGCACGCGCGGGTGGCGCTGCTGGCCGGGCTCGATGTGTCGGTGGTGGACAAGGTGCGTTCCGAGGTGCGGCTGACGCCGGGCGCGCGCACCCTGATCCGTACGCTGAAGCGGCTCGGCTACCAAGTCGGAGTGGTCTCGGGCGGGTTCACCCAGGTCACCGACGATCTGAAGGAACGGCTCGGGCTCGACTTCGCCTCTGCCAACACCTTGGAAGTGGTCGACGGAAAGCTCACGGGACGGGTCGTCGGCGACATCGTCGACCGGGCCGGCAAGGCCCGGCTGCTGCGCAGTTTCGCCGAGCAGGCCGGGGTGCCGCTGGCGCAGACCGTCGCCATCGGTGACGGTGCGAACGACCTGGACATGCTGAACACCGCCGGGCTCGGGGTGGCCTTCAACGCCAAGCCGGTGGTCCGCGAGGCGGCGCACACCGCGGTGAACGTGCCGTTCCTGGACACCGTGCTGTATCTGCTCGGCATCACCCGCGAGGAGGTCGAGGCCGCCGACGGTCTCGTCGACTGA
- a CDS encoding ABC transporter ATP-binding protein/permease yields the protein MGRGVPELVLELNGRTWTLDPSRSYTLGRDPQGDLTIDDARVSWRHATISWGGRSWFIEDHGSTNGTYAQGSRIQQLEIGPGSVVHLGNATDGPRLSLTAAAGADVYSGQGAGAQQAPAQQPQQGGAGWPGQQAPAQPQQPQQGWPQQAPQGVPPQQPVQPHFPRQQGMANTPGAGGAAGAPPVYGDRSPTTFHQLALGRVMRIGRALENELVVSDLQVSRHHAEFHATPDGRFEIRDLGSHNGTYVNGQPLSKSGSALIGPNDIVGVGHSTFRLVGDRLEEFVDTGEVSFSARHLTVTVDGGKQILKDVSFGVPEKSLIAVIGPSGSGKSTLLKALTGYRPANQGDVLYDNRNLYKQFAELRQRIGLVPQDDILHKELTVTKALKYAAKLRFPADTTEAERQARILEVLAELKLDIHKDKKVTSLSGGQRKRVSVALELLTKPSLIFLDEPTSGLDPGMDRDVMQLLRGLADDGRTVLVVTHSVAELAICDKLLVMAPGGSVAYFGPPEEALNFFGYTTWADVFSAFENYRDYDWAGRWRGSQHYQMYAADIDAVAAQSVHMPPPQQMRPPKPQSWSAQLWTLMRRYVSVIASDKGFMGLMVILPAVLGIVSVVIPAKFGLAPPDPPSRFNSAAGTIMLILAVGMCFSGAANSVRELIKERVIYERERATGLSRSAYLMSKVIVLGVITAIQGVIICGIGFATRELPAEGLIMPPAVEICLTIIALGFTSMMFGLVISSLVKTSEKTMPLLVMFAIVQVVFTGILFQVFGSPGLEQFAWLMPSRWAIAGAGTTLDLSHLMAPWDPKNPTDLDPLWEHSASQWGINISVLLLLGIVCGVVVARLLRRHEPEVMRK from the coding sequence GTGGGGCGCGGAGTGCCGGAACTCGTACTGGAATTGAATGGCAGGACCTGGACGCTCGATCCGTCCAGGTCGTACACCCTCGGGCGCGACCCGCAGGGCGACCTGACGATCGACGACGCCAGAGTGTCGTGGCGGCACGCCACGATCAGCTGGGGTGGCCGGAGTTGGTTCATCGAGGACCACGGCAGCACCAACGGCACCTATGCGCAGGGCAGCCGGATCCAGCAGCTGGAGATCGGTCCCGGCTCCGTCGTGCACCTGGGCAATGCCACTGACGGCCCGCGACTGAGCCTCACCGCCGCGGCGGGTGCCGATGTGTACAGCGGGCAGGGCGCGGGTGCCCAGCAGGCACCCGCCCAGCAGCCCCAGCAGGGCGGCGCCGGCTGGCCCGGCCAGCAGGCACCCGCCCAGCCGCAGCAGCCCCAGCAGGGCTGGCCGCAGCAGGCCCCTCAGGGAGTGCCGCCGCAGCAGCCCGTACAACCCCACTTCCCGCGGCAGCAGGGCATGGCGAACACGCCCGGCGCGGGCGGAGCCGCGGGGGCTCCGCCGGTGTACGGGGACCGCAGCCCGACCACGTTCCACCAGCTGGCCCTCGGCCGCGTCATGCGCATCGGTCGTGCGCTGGAGAACGAACTGGTCGTCTCCGACCTCCAGGTCTCCCGCCACCACGCCGAATTCCACGCGACCCCCGACGGCCGCTTCGAGATCCGTGACCTCGGATCCCACAACGGCACGTACGTCAACGGTCAGCCGCTCTCCAAGTCCGGCTCCGCGCTCATCGGCCCCAACGACATCGTCGGCGTCGGTCACTCGACCTTCCGCCTGGTCGGCGACCGGCTCGAAGAGTTCGTCGACACCGGTGAGGTCTCCTTCTCCGCCCGCCACCTCACGGTGACGGTCGACGGCGGGAAGCAGATCCTCAAGGACGTCTCCTTCGGCGTCCCGGAGAAGTCGCTCATCGCGGTCATCGGCCCTTCCGGATCCGGAAAGTCCACCCTGCTCAAGGCGCTCACCGGTTACCGGCCCGCCAACCAGGGCGACGTCCTCTACGACAACCGGAACCTGTACAAGCAGTTCGCCGAGCTGCGCCAGCGCATCGGTCTGGTCCCGCAGGACGACATCCTGCACAAGGAACTCACCGTCACCAAGGCGCTCAAGTACGCGGCCAAGCTCCGCTTCCCCGCGGACACCACCGAGGCCGAGCGCCAGGCCCGGATCCTCGAAGTCCTCGCCGAGCTCAAGCTCGACATCCACAAGGACAAGAAGGTCACCTCGCTCTCCGGCGGTCAGCGCAAGCGCGTCTCCGTCGCCCTGGAGCTGCTGACCAAGCCGTCGCTGATCTTCCTGGACGAGCCGACCTCCGGCCTCGACCCGGGCATGGACCGCGACGTCATGCAGCTGCTGCGCGGACTGGCCGACGACGGCCGCACCGTCCTGGTCGTCACGCACTCCGTCGCCGAGCTGGCGATCTGCGACAAGCTGCTCGTCATGGCGCCGGGCGGTTCCGTCGCCTACTTCGGCCCGCCGGAGGAAGCGCTCAACTTCTTCGGCTACACCACCTGGGCCGACGTCTTCTCCGCGTTCGAGAACTACCGCGACTACGACTGGGCGGGCCGCTGGCGCGGATCGCAGCACTACCAGATGTACGCCGCGGACATCGACGCCGTCGCCGCGCAGTCCGTGCACATGCCGCCCCCGCAGCAGATGCGCCCGCCGAAGCCGCAGAGCTGGTCGGCCCAGCTGTGGACGCTGATGCGCCGATACGTCTCGGTGATCGCGTCCGACAAGGGCTTCATGGGCCTGATGGTGATCCTGCCCGCCGTGCTCGGCATCGTCAGTGTGGTCATCCCGGCCAAGTTCGGCCTGGCCCCGCCGGACCCGCCGTCCCGGTTCAACAGCGCCGCCGGAACGATCATGCTGATCCTCGCGGTCGGCATGTGCTTCTCCGGCGCGGCCAACTCCGTACGAGAACTGATCAAGGAACGCGTCATCTACGAACGGGAACGGGCCACCGGTCTGTCCCGCTCCGCTTATCTGATGTCCAAGGTGATCGTCCTCGGCGTGATCACCGCCATCCAGGGCGTCATCATCTGCGGCATCGGCTTCGCCACCCGCGAGCTGCCGGCCGAGGGCCTGATCATGCCGCCGGCCGTCGAGATCTGTCTGACGATCATCGCGCTCGGCTTCACCTCGATGATGTTCGGCCTGGTGATCTCCTCGCTGGTGAAGACCTCCGAGAAGACCATGCCGCTGCTGGTCATGTTCGCGATCGTCCAGGTCGTCTTCACCGGCATCCTCTTCCAGGTGTTCGGCTCGCCCGGCCTGGAGCAGTTCGCCTGGCTGATGCCGTCCCGCTGGGCCATCGCCGGCGCGGGCACGACGCTCGACCTCTCGCACCTCATGGCGCCGTGGGACCCGAAGAACCCGACCGATCTCGACCCGCTGTGGGAGCACTCGGCCTCCCAGTGGGGGATCAACATCTCGGTACTCCTGCTGCTCGGCATCGTCTGCGGCGTCGTGGTCGCGCGACTGCTGCGCCGCCACGAGCCGGAGGTCATGCGCAAGTAG
- a CDS encoding transglycosylase SLT domain-containing protein yields the protein MSVSSIPGRRRRLNKTQKLSVAGISAMAVAALSFSLVPANADPKPEAETPVSAEPVAFASVAGTPQAKTVQASIIEQHSTAEQLVKAADLARAKKAAAAKAKAAEAAKIKAQAEAKAKAEAAAKVKAKAVAAERTQTQAASRSEARTPVYANNLDGWIRESLDIMRAHGIPGSYDGLHRNIMRESTGNPNAVNGWDVNAQNGTPSCGLLQVIRPTFNAYHVPGTSWNIYDPVANITAAANYAADKYGSMDNVNSAY from the coding sequence ATGTCCGTGTCCAGCATCCCCGGCCGTCGTCGTCGACTGAACAAGACCCAGAAGCTCTCCGTCGCGGGCATCTCCGCCATGGCCGTCGCCGCGCTCTCGTTCTCGCTCGTCCCCGCCAACGCCGACCCCAAGCCCGAGGCCGAGACCCCCGTGTCCGCCGAGCCCGTGGCCTTCGCGTCGGTCGCCGGTACTCCGCAGGCCAAGACCGTGCAGGCCAGCATCATCGAGCAGCACTCCACCGCCGAGCAGCTGGTGAAGGCCGCAGACCTCGCCAGGGCCAAGAAGGCCGCCGCCGCAAAGGCGAAGGCCGCCGAGGCCGCCAAGATCAAGGCCCAGGCCGAGGCGAAGGCGAAGGCCGAGGCCGCCGCCAAGGTGAAGGCGAAGGCCGTCGCCGCCGAGCGCACGCAGACGCAGGCCGCCAGCCGCTCCGAGGCCCGCACCCCGGTGTACGCCAACAACCTGGACGGCTGGATCAGGGAGTCCCTGGACATCATGCGGGCCCACGGCATCCCCGGCTCGTACGACGGTCTGCACCGCAACATCATGCGCGAGTCGACCGGCAACCCGAACGCGGTCAACGGCTGGGACGTCAACGCCCAGAACGGCACCCCGTCCTGCGGCCTGCTCCAGGTCATCCGGCCGACGTTCAACGCGTACCACGTCCCGGGCACCTCGTGGAACATCTACGACCCGGTCGCCAACATCACGGCCGCGGCCAACTACGCGGCCGACAAGTACGGCTCGATGGACAACGTCAACAGCGCGTACTGA